In the Onychostoma macrolepis isolate SWU-2019 chromosome 09, ASM1243209v1, whole genome shotgun sequence genome, one interval contains:
- the ramp1 gene encoding receptor activity-modifying protein 1, with protein MASVSWRHALFFLLVVNLSVLATACSSHYGNAIEEFCLVKFKLDMEVLDQRQWCSWEDTVESYGELTNCTFLVALKMNCFWPNRMVDEFFIRVHRHYFHDCSMSGRLLHDPPNRILGPFIVVPILVTLLMTALVVWRSKRSEGIV; from the exons TGAATCTGTCTGTGCTGGCGACAGCGTGCAGCAGTCACTATGGAAATGCCATTGAGGAGTTCTGCCTGGTCAAGTTCAAGCTGGACATGGAGGTTCTCGATCAACGCCAGTGGTGTAGCTGGGAGGACACAGTTGA GTCCTATGGAGAACTAACCAACTGCACATTCCTGGTGGCTCTGAAGATGAACTGTTTCTGGCCCAACCGAATGGTGGACGAATTCTTCATCCGGGTGCACAGGCACTACTTCCATGACTGCTCAATGTCTGGACGGCTGCTTCATGATCCACCCAATCGGATCTTGGGTCCTTTTATTGTGGTGCCCATTCTGGTGACGCTACTCATGACTGCTCTAGTGGTGTGGAGGAGTAAACGCAGCGAGGGAATCGTATAA